One window from the genome of Labilithrix sp. encodes:
- a CDS encoding TonB-dependent receptor: MKSFMKIRIAPLLAALAAGTCVLVAAPEEARAVGSADGRVTGTVIEATSQAPVPGALVTLKGGSGVNKRVQTQEDGTYEIPAVPPGTYDMVFSYEGLKPLKRRVVVNPDAATPVNIMWTAEQEKEETTVIEEERHLTNPDSSATGTIMSVNNLNKTPIARSYQSVSAQVPGVTVGGGNPNVKGGKTNNNRYLVNGLDLTDPVTNTFSANFQQDSLETVQVTTGGFEAKYNALGAIIAVQTRRGTNNFHGAVSAYWAPSFLVDYDTFGPQTFDGSKPFDYSKEKPEQGRYELNLSAQGPIIKDRLFFNAGIQYNRSLAVTPSGPPRFVQVPSRLFESFYLLGGLTFVPADTHRIHVEAFGDPTTIDYENNNASGANASTPYSQAGRFQGGNRATIEWAWQASKRVTTKVLLGYNQNKLDVGPQGIRGIADGDLINGVPYSFGRTPHVNQDDSTVWFNTGGHSVTNRRRIQLDASVTATGEAAGRHEAEFGVQTAFVEQSLRVSQTGGTSGQDDSTGYGISYTDRNGGLLDRGLCDLDPQINPGALTGNYTGNGCFRRSMSRSYALHNRGTTFGTYIQDRYKPKKWLTILPGTRFDVGTMTATDSNVAQSAAGFGPRLSVIADVTNDSKTIVQVSYGRTTEMPSLRGVSGYDGARRAGGVIEQYSATTRRFEFLQRTGGADGSRLSFEKSPAVADEILLSLRRELAKGVLVRADYTYRYLHNQYETMEVNAIWDPTGTRVVGFNNGIPIRTTLTGFNPAATSRYSGLDLILETKFTDLELQGSYTLSQSWGTAGNIDGGAFDNPRFGPFYNSYQSGIDTRHQLKSIASYNIWQGFTLGFILNWRSGVALTKAYTANEPGYTIRRAPTGYEPGAYPNTGTANPGQLGTYSDVRSWTTFRSPDIFTLNVMLTYDFEKLLKQHLSMNVQINNVFALQNAVGVNGTEGSPTASQFGLATNRQDFRTLTLGVRYDF, translated from the coding sequence ATGAAGTCCTTCATGAAGATCCGCATCGCTCCGCTCCTCGCCGCGCTCGCCGCGGGCACGTGCGTCCTCGTCGCCGCGCCCGAAGAAGCACGCGCGGTCGGCTCCGCCGACGGCCGCGTCACCGGCACCGTCATCGAGGCGACGAGCCAGGCGCCCGTCCCCGGCGCGCTCGTCACGCTGAAGGGCGGCTCCGGCGTCAACAAGCGGGTCCAGACGCAGGAAGACGGCACCTACGAGATCCCGGCCGTCCCGCCCGGCACCTACGACATGGTCTTCAGCTACGAAGGCCTGAAGCCGCTCAAGCGCCGCGTCGTCGTCAACCCCGACGCCGCCACGCCGGTCAACATCATGTGGACCGCGGAGCAGGAGAAGGAAGAGACGACGGTCATCGAGGAGGAGCGCCACCTCACGAACCCCGACTCTTCGGCGACCGGCACGATCATGTCGGTCAACAACCTGAACAAGACGCCGATCGCGCGTTCGTACCAGTCCGTCTCCGCGCAGGTCCCCGGCGTCACCGTCGGCGGCGGCAACCCGAACGTCAAGGGCGGCAAGACGAACAACAACCGCTACCTCGTCAACGGCCTCGACCTCACCGACCCCGTCACCAACACGTTCTCGGCGAACTTCCAGCAGGACTCGCTCGAGACGGTGCAGGTCACGACCGGCGGCTTCGAAGCGAAGTACAACGCCCTCGGCGCGATCATCGCGGTGCAGACGCGCCGCGGCACCAACAACTTCCACGGCGCGGTGTCGGCTTACTGGGCGCCGTCGTTCCTCGTCGACTACGACACGTTCGGCCCGCAGACCTTCGACGGGTCGAAGCCGTTCGACTACAGCAAGGAGAAGCCGGAGCAGGGGCGCTACGAGCTCAACCTCTCGGCGCAGGGTCCGATCATCAAGGACCGCCTCTTCTTCAACGCCGGCATCCAGTACAACCGCTCGCTCGCGGTCACGCCGTCGGGTCCGCCGCGCTTCGTGCAGGTGCCTTCGCGCCTCTTCGAGTCGTTCTACCTCCTCGGCGGCCTCACGTTCGTCCCGGCCGACACGCACCGCATCCACGTCGAGGCGTTCGGCGACCCCACCACGATCGACTACGAGAACAACAACGCATCGGGCGCGAACGCGTCGACCCCGTACTCGCAGGCCGGCCGCTTCCAGGGCGGTAACCGCGCCACGATCGAGTGGGCGTGGCAGGCGAGCAAGCGCGTCACGACGAAGGTGCTGCTCGGCTACAACCAGAACAAGCTCGACGTCGGACCGCAGGGCATCCGTGGCATCGCCGACGGCGACCTGATCAACGGCGTGCCTTACAGCTTTGGTCGCACGCCGCACGTGAACCAGGACGACAGCACGGTCTGGTTCAACACCGGCGGTCACAGCGTGACGAACCGCCGCCGCATCCAGCTCGACGCGTCGGTCACGGCGACGGGCGAGGCCGCCGGCCGCCACGAGGCGGAGTTCGGCGTGCAGACCGCGTTCGTCGAGCAGAGCTTGCGCGTCTCGCAGACCGGCGGCACCAGCGGCCAGGACGACTCCACCGGCTATGGCATCAGCTACACCGATCGCAACGGCGGCCTCCTCGACCGCGGCCTCTGCGACCTCGACCCCCAGATCAACCCGGGAGCCTTGACCGGCAACTACACCGGCAACGGCTGCTTCCGCCGCTCGATGAGCCGGAGCTACGCGCTCCACAACCGCGGCACCACGTTCGGCACGTACATCCAGGATCGCTACAAGCCGAAGAAGTGGCTCACGATCCTCCCCGGTACGCGCTTCGACGTCGGCACGATGACCGCGACGGACAGCAACGTCGCGCAGAGCGCGGCCGGCTTCGGTCCGCGCCTCTCCGTCATCGCCGACGTCACGAACGACTCGAAGACGATCGTGCAGGTCTCGTACGGCCGCACGACGGAGATGCCGTCGCTCCGCGGCGTCTCCGGCTACGACGGCGCGCGCCGCGCCGGCGGCGTCATCGAGCAGTACAGCGCGACCACGCGGCGCTTCGAGTTCCTCCAGCGGACCGGCGGCGCGGACGGCTCTCGCCTCAGCTTCGAGAAGTCGCCCGCGGTCGCCGACGAGATCCTGCTCTCGCTCCGCCGCGAGCTCGCGAAGGGCGTCCTCGTTCGTGCGGACTACACGTATCGCTACCTCCACAACCAGTACGAGACGATGGAGGTCAACGCGATCTGGGACCCGACCGGCACGCGCGTGGTCGGCTTCAACAACGGCATCCCGATCCGCACGACCCTCACCGGCTTCAACCCGGCCGCGACGTCGCGCTACTCGGGTCTCGACCTCATCCTCGAGACGAAGTTCACCGACCTCGAGCTGCAGGGCTCGTACACGCTCTCGCAGTCGTGGGGAACGGCCGGCAACATCGACGGCGGCGCCTTCGACAACCCGCGCTTCGGGCCATTCTACAACAGCTACCAGAGCGGCATCGACACGCGGCACCAGCTCAAGTCGATCGCGAGCTACAACATCTGGCAGGGCTTCACGCTCGGCTTCATCCTCAACTGGCGCTCCGGCGTCGCGCTGACGAAGGCGTACACCGCGAACGAGCCGGGCTACACGATCCGCCGCGCTCCGACCGGCTACGAGCCGGGCGCGTACCCCAACACCGGGACCGCGAACCCGGGCCAGCTCGGGACGTACAGCGACGTCCGCTCGTGGACGACGTTCCGCTCGCCGGACATCTTCACGCTCAACGTGATGCTGACGTACGACTTCGAGAAGCTCCTCAAGCAGCACCTCAGCATGAACGTGCAGATCAACAACGTGTTCGCGCTCCAGAACGCGGTCGGCGTGAACGGGACCGAAGGCTCGCCGACGGCGTCGCAGTTCGGCCTCGCCACCAATCGCCAGGATTTCCGCACGCTGACCCTCGGTGTACGGTACGACTTCTAG
- a CDS encoding biopolymer transporter ExbD, translating to MIANPPYRAPSIAPSAKDVAKKHKEKRRHKRAHKHPPAAGAGVQADINITPLVDVVLVLLIIFMVVTPMLHRGVDLELPKTDHHSTRQDTGEQIVVSVRQDGVFVEADKIDLEKLSGFIEGELKKGPHPVNVKADKGLKFGEVRKVLEQVHASGAPQVNLETKENKAD from the coding sequence ATGATCGCGAACCCCCCGTACCGCGCGCCGTCCATCGCCCCCAGCGCGAAGGACGTCGCGAAGAAGCACAAGGAGAAGCGGCGCCACAAGCGCGCGCACAAGCATCCTCCTGCTGCCGGCGCGGGGGTGCAGGCCGACATCAACATCACGCCCCTCGTCGACGTCGTCCTCGTCCTCCTGATCATCTTCATGGTCGTCACGCCGATGCTCCACCGCGGCGTCGACCTCGAGCTCCCCAAGACCGATCACCACTCCACCCGTCAGGACACCGGCGAGCAGATCGTCGTCAGCGTCCGCCAGGACGGCGTTTTCGTCGAAGCCGACAAGATCGACCTCGAGAAGCTCTCCGGCTTCATCGAGGGCGAGCTGAAGAAGGGCCCCCACCCCGTCAACGTGAAGGCGGACAAGGGGCTCAAGTTCGGTGAGGTCCGCAAGGTCCTCGAGCAGGTCCACGCCTCCGGCGCGCCGCAGGTGAACCTCGAAACCAAAGAAAACAAGGCGGACTAG
- a CDS encoding biopolymer transporter ExbD, producing MLVLLIIFMVMTPTLLKEVDVKVPDKAEVETNATPSSTEEIVVSVAANGRFQLNHEPIDDSRLGDRIREAMAVRTEKRVFFEIDDDALYGDAMHAMDICRGAGAKTLGLMTKSL from the coding sequence GTGCTCGTGCTCCTCATCATCTTCATGGTCATGACGCCGACCCTCCTGAAGGAGGTCGACGTGAAGGTGCCCGACAAGGCGGAGGTCGAGACCAACGCGACGCCGTCCAGCACCGAGGAGATCGTCGTGTCGGTGGCCGCGAACGGCCGTTTCCAGCTGAATCACGAGCCGATCGACGACTCGCGGCTGGGGGACCGCATCCGCGAGGCGATGGCCGTTCGCACGGAGAAACGCGTCTTCTTCGAGATCGACGACGACGCGCTGTACGGCGACGCCATGCACGCCATGGACATCTGTCGCGGCGCTGGGGCGAAAACCCTTGGCCTCATGACGAAGTCACTGTAA
- a CDS encoding MotA/TolQ/ExbB proton channel family protein translates to MAPLAKLVNILLGVCSVYSLWVIIDRFFALRSVRGKSVKFVLGLRDQLRSKNLDGAMNLSTHMNDSPVGRLVRDALTEFKEGGDMLRAKGGHDSEYDPIEAIERVIERNKEREIADLKRGLGGLASISSAAPFIGLFGTVVGIINAFQSMAATGQGGLGAVSAGISEALFTTAVGLVVAIPAVMTFNYYSTQIERYTVDMNGVGSELVSFIMREAMNVPAHVPGRSHHPPQHPSHPPHGSVPPQQPYGSQHPPPYGSQHPAPINPHAPTSVHPQAGGSGYPPPGYPPR, encoded by the coding sequence ATGGCGCCACTCGCCAAGCTGGTGAACATCCTGCTCGGCGTCTGTTCGGTCTACTCGCTCTGGGTCATCATCGACCGCTTCTTCGCGCTCCGCAGCGTCCGCGGCAAGTCGGTCAAGTTCGTCCTCGGTCTCCGCGATCAGCTCCGCTCGAAGAACCTCGACGGCGCGATGAACCTGTCGACGCACATGAACGACTCGCCCGTCGGGCGCCTCGTTCGTGACGCGCTCACGGAGTTCAAGGAGGGCGGCGACATGCTCCGCGCGAAGGGCGGTCACGACTCGGAGTACGACCCGATCGAGGCGATCGAGCGCGTCATCGAGCGCAACAAGGAGCGCGAGATCGCGGACCTGAAGCGCGGCCTCGGCGGCCTCGCGTCGATCTCCTCCGCCGCGCCGTTCATCGGCCTCTTCGGAACCGTCGTCGGCATCATCAACGCCTTCCAGTCGATGGCCGCGACGGGGCAGGGCGGTCTCGGCGCCGTGTCGGCCGGTATCTCCGAGGCGCTCTTCACCACCGCCGTCGGTCTCGTCGTCGCGATCCCGGCCGTCATGACGTTCAACTACTACTCGACGCAGATCGAGCGTTACACCGTCGACATGAACGGCGTCGGCTCCGAGCTCGTCTCGTTCATCATGCGCGAGGCGATGAACGTGCCCGCGCACGTGCCGGGCCGCAGCCATCACCCGCCGCAGCACCCGTCGCACCCGCCGCACGGATCGGTGCCGCCGCAGCAGCCCTACGGCTCGCAGCACCCGCCGCCCTACGGCTCGCAGCACCCCGCGCCGATCAACCCGCACGCGCCGACGTCCGTGCACCCGCAGGCCGGCGGCTCCGGCTACCCGCCGCCCGGTTACCCCCCGCGCTGA
- a CDS encoding PaxA, whose product MLDSFGPQKTNWVRRVVFITSIVVHAGAAIALLIWSVFHVEELAPPEVTLTFFNAPPPPPPPPPPAGASQKKSTPKKTIIPKVNPNALKEPKPTPKEEPKEEPQGEPGGVQGGVQGGVAGGVVGGVVGAPPSPAPAPAPAPAPPKMVPTFLFAKERIASPPPALTDPFKDKHPKQTVSSRYRICVGTNGRVTEVVVLTPLGGTEDDHVMRQIKAGWVWKPQPLPICSVQNFDFNIR is encoded by the coding sequence GTGCTCGACAGCTTCGGCCCGCAGAAGACGAACTGGGTACGCCGCGTCGTCTTCATCACGTCGATCGTCGTCCACGCGGGCGCCGCGATCGCGCTCTTGATCTGGTCGGTGTTCCACGTCGAGGAGCTCGCGCCGCCGGAGGTCACGCTCACGTTCTTCAACGCGCCGCCGCCTCCGCCGCCGCCTCCTCCCCCGGCGGGAGCGTCGCAGAAGAAGAGCACGCCGAAGAAGACCATCATCCCGAAGGTCAACCCGAACGCCCTCAAGGAGCCGAAGCCCACCCCGAAGGAGGAGCCGAAAGAAGAGCCTCAAGGTGAGCCGGGAGGGGTCCAGGGCGGCGTTCAGGGTGGGGTCGCGGGCGGCGTCGTCGGTGGTGTCGTCGGCGCGCCGCCGAGCCCCGCGCCCGCGCCGGCGCCGGCCCCCGCGCCGCCGAAGATGGTCCCGACCTTCCTGTTCGCGAAGGAGCGCATCGCGTCGCCGCCGCCGGCGCTGACGGACCCCTTCAAGGACAAGCACCCGAAGCAGACGGTGAGCAGTCGCTACCGCATCTGCGTCGGCACCAACGGGCGCGTCACGGAGGTCGTCGTCCTCACGCCGCTGGGCGGCACCGAGGACGACCACGTCATGCGGCAGATCAAGGCGGGCTGGGTGTGGAAGCCGCAGCCGCTGCCGATCTGCTCCGTGCAGAACTTCGATTTCAACATCCGCTGA
- a CDS encoding tetratricopeptide repeat protein yields the protein MPHHRPSSRSAALVAGVLALATLTGCGKLSARFRAREGVDLYHEGKYAQAADKFEEAVQKDPNLPVLLLNQGTSSLAYFRQVGGKTPEGQKAATQAIVAYQKYLEMVPKDDRVKGALIQTFVETARYDDAVAFFKPLTDQNPPDIEALITLATIASKTSKPEEAAKWFQKRVDATPNKPEGFLAYGIFLWQELHDHPEWPHETRLPKAELALELLKKAIDLQPNAPNGYSYSNLVYREIAATDPSEENKKKSLEEANRFYKLAAERQSKAG from the coding sequence ATGCCGCATCACCGTCCGTCCTCCAGGTCCGCCGCGCTCGTCGCCGGAGTGCTCGCCCTCGCCACCCTGACGGGTTGCGGCAAGCTGAGCGCTCGCTTCCGCGCGCGCGAGGGCGTCGACCTCTACCACGAGGGCAAGTACGCCCAGGCCGCGGACAAATTCGAGGAGGCCGTCCAGAAGGATCCGAACCTCCCCGTCCTCCTCCTCAACCAGGGGACCTCGAGCCTCGCGTACTTCCGCCAGGTCGGCGGCAAGACGCCGGAGGGGCAGAAGGCGGCGACGCAGGCGATCGTCGCGTACCAGAAGTACCTCGAGATGGTGCCGAAGGACGATCGCGTCAAGGGCGCGCTCATCCAGACCTTCGTCGAGACCGCGCGCTACGACGACGCGGTCGCGTTCTTCAAGCCGCTCACGGACCAGAACCCGCCCGACATCGAGGCGCTCATCACGCTCGCGACGATCGCCTCGAAGACCTCGAAGCCGGAAGAAGCGGCGAAGTGGTTCCAAAAGCGCGTCGACGCGACGCCGAACAAGCCGGAGGGGTTCCTCGCGTACGGCATCTTCCTCTGGCAAGAGCTGCACGATCACCCCGAGTGGCCCCACGAGACGCGCCTGCCGAAGGCGGAGCTCGCGCTCGAGCTGCTCAAGAAGGCGATCGACCTCCAGCCGAACGCGCCGAACGGCTACTCGTACTCGAACCTCGTCTACCGCGAGATCGCGGCCACGGACCCGTCCGAAGAGAACAAGAAGAAGAGCCTCGAAGAGGCGAACCGCTTCTACAAGTTGGCGGCCGAGCGCCAGAGCAAGGCGGGATAA
- the hflX gene encoding GTPase HflX, whose product MSRPKSSGEAHASSIRRAVIVAAHTHQRSLTELASLLAGLGVEVLTTFVQARDRSSSYLGAGKLREVAAVTGGPGVLLRGPDAPPPPADGDLAVVADDELTPAEHRNLSAALGAPVLDRTEVILQVFETRARTIEAKLAIELAWLEHRLPRVRDDRSLGDREGGGGRAARGNSNVELAKQRLRDRIAAVRAELGAIAARERPRRDGAFRVTLVGYTNAGKSSLMRALTGADVLVEDKLFATLGTTVRALAPPAAPPVVVADTVGFLHRLPHALLASFRSTLAEAREADLLLLVADASDPEVRAQLATTSRTLEDVGAGAIPSLVLLNKIDRVDAEAREALTTALPAALPLSAFRPEDVAALRSRVAALAKAGHRTATFEVPYDRLGAVAPLREHLDVVEERFGEHVTMTVRAREPVLATLAARIRAPD is encoded by the coding sequence ATGTCTCGTCCGAAGTCTTCGGGCGAAGCTCACGCTTCGTCCATTCGTCGCGCCGTCATCGTCGCCGCGCACACCCACCAGCGCTCGCTCACCGAGCTCGCGTCGCTCCTCGCCGGCCTCGGCGTCGAGGTGCTCACCACGTTCGTGCAGGCGCGCGATCGCTCGTCGTCGTACCTCGGCGCGGGCAAGCTCCGCGAGGTCGCCGCCGTCACCGGCGGACCCGGCGTCCTCCTTCGCGGGCCCGACGCGCCCCCGCCGCCCGCGGACGGCGACCTCGCCGTCGTCGCCGACGACGAGCTCACGCCGGCGGAGCATCGCAACCTGTCGGCCGCGCTCGGCGCGCCGGTCCTCGATCGGACCGAGGTGATCCTCCAGGTCTTCGAGACGCGGGCGCGCACGATCGAGGCGAAGCTCGCGATCGAGCTCGCGTGGCTCGAGCACCGGCTGCCGCGCGTGCGCGACGATCGCTCGCTCGGCGATCGCGAAGGCGGCGGCGGGAGGGCCGCGCGCGGCAACAGCAACGTCGAGCTCGCGAAGCAGCGGCTCCGCGACCGCATCGCCGCGGTGCGCGCGGAGCTCGGTGCGATCGCCGCGCGGGAGCGGCCGCGGCGCGACGGCGCCTTCCGCGTCACGCTCGTGGGCTACACGAACGCGGGGAAGTCCTCGCTCATGCGCGCGCTCACCGGCGCGGACGTGCTCGTCGAGGACAAGCTCTTCGCCACCCTCGGCACGACCGTGCGCGCGCTCGCGCCGCCGGCGGCGCCGCCCGTCGTCGTCGCCGACACGGTCGGCTTCCTCCATCGCCTGCCGCACGCGCTCCTCGCGTCCTTCCGCTCCACGCTCGCGGAGGCGCGCGAGGCGGACCTCCTGCTCCTCGTCGCCGACGCGTCCGATCCGGAGGTCCGCGCGCAGCTCGCGACGACGTCGCGCACGCTGGAAGACGTGGGCGCGGGCGCGATCCCGTCGCTCGTCCTGCTGAACAAGATCGACCGCGTCGACGCAGAGGCGCGCGAGGCGTTGACGACTGCGCTCCCCGCCGCGCTGCCGCTCAGCGCCTTTCGCCCCGAGGACGTCGCCGCGCTCCGCTCCCGCGTCGCGGCGCTCGCGAAGGCGGGCCACCGCACCGCGACGTTCGAGGTCCCCTACGACCGGCTCGGCGCGGTGGCGCCGCTCCGCGAGCACCTCGACGTCGTCGAGGAGCGCTTCGGCGAGCACGTCACCATGACCGTGCGCGCGCGGGAGCCGGTCCTCGCCACGCTCGCGGCGCGCATCCGCGCTCCAGATTGA
- a CDS encoding type IIA DNA topoisomerase subunit B codes for MATEYTAKDIQVLEGLDPVRKRPGMYIGGVGSAGLHHLVWEIVDNSVDEAMNGHASEITVTLHKDGASITVSDNGRGIPIDKHPKHKKTALEIVYTTLHAGGKFEGGNYKTSGGLHGVGASVVNALSTKVIVKVKRGGAEHQIEFKRGVAQGPLKKVGPARGTGTTVYFQPDPTIFPKTEFDPQTIRDRLEIASFLHRGVKVRFIDEAHGTDETFKHDQGIVDYLKKVIGERGQKAIHEAPFTLVKENGAKVEMAFQWTEATDEHVRSYVNGIPTRDGGTHEIGLRSAVGKAVRNYVETHNLAPRGVSITSDDIREGFTGILSVYIAEPQFQGQTKDRLNNPEVQSYVDAAVRPALEQWLNSNRSVAEGIVARIVLAARAREASRAASAAISRKTATSGRLTLPGKLSDCTSNKREETELFIVEGDSAGGSAKQGRDREHQAVLPLRGKVLNTESVALAKVLENKELADLVVALGCGVGKDFALEKLRYARVIVLADADSDGHHISTLLLTFFYRHMPELLKGGKVFVALPPLYRIDIGKETHWAADDADKARILKASGKDESKADITRFKGLGEMMPKVLWDTTLSPKSRRLLRVDIADALQTDRVINDLMGKDPSARFNFIMEHAQDAAAIDV; via the coding sequence ATGGCGACCGAGTACACCGCAAAAGACATCCAGGTCCTCGAAGGCCTCGATCCGGTCCGCAAGCGGCCGGGCATGTACATCGGCGGGGTCGGGAGCGCCGGCCTCCACCACCTGGTCTGGGAGATCGTCGACAACTCCGTCGACGAGGCGATGAACGGCCACGCGAGCGAGATCACGGTCACGCTCCACAAGGACGGCGCGAGCATCACCGTCTCCGACAACGGGCGCGGCATCCCGATCGACAAGCACCCGAAGCACAAGAAGACCGCGCTCGAGATCGTCTACACGACCCTCCACGCGGGCGGGAAGTTCGAGGGCGGCAACTACAAGACGTCGGGCGGCCTCCACGGAGTCGGGGCTTCCGTCGTCAACGCGCTTTCCACCAAAGTCATTGTTAAGGTCAAACGCGGGGGAGCCGAGCACCAGATCGAGTTCAAGCGCGGCGTCGCGCAGGGGCCGTTGAAGAAGGTCGGTCCCGCGCGCGGGACCGGGACGACGGTGTACTTCCAGCCGGACCCGACCATCTTCCCGAAGACCGAGTTCGATCCGCAGACGATCCGCGACCGCCTCGAGATCGCGAGCTTCCTCCACCGCGGGGTGAAGGTCCGCTTCATCGACGAGGCGCACGGCACCGACGAGACGTTCAAGCACGATCAAGGCATCGTCGACTACCTCAAGAAGGTCATCGGCGAGCGCGGCCAGAAGGCGATCCACGAGGCGCCGTTCACGCTCGTGAAGGAGAACGGCGCGAAGGTCGAGATGGCCTTCCAGTGGACGGAGGCGACCGACGAGCACGTCCGCTCGTACGTGAACGGCATCCCCACCCGCGACGGCGGCACGCACGAGATCGGCCTCCGGAGCGCGGTCGGCAAGGCGGTCCGCAACTACGTCGAGACGCACAACCTCGCCCCGCGCGGCGTCTCGATCACGAGCGACGACATCCGCGAGGGCTTCACCGGGATCCTCTCGGTCTACATCGCGGAGCCGCAGTTCCAGGGCCAGACCAAGGACCGCCTCAACAACCCGGAGGTGCAGTCCTACGTCGACGCCGCGGTCCGCCCCGCGCTCGAGCAGTGGCTCAACTCGAACCGCTCCGTCGCGGAGGGCATCGTCGCGCGGATCGTGCTCGCGGCGCGCGCGCGCGAGGCCTCCCGCGCCGCGTCGGCCGCGATCTCGCGCAAGACGGCGACGAGCGGCCGCCTCACGCTCCCGGGCAAGCTCTCCGACTGCACCTCGAACAAGCGCGAGGAGACGGAGCTCTTCATCGTCGAGGGCGACTCCGCCGGCGGCTCCGCGAAGCAGGGGCGCGACCGCGAGCACCAAGCCGTGCTCCCGCTCCGCGGCAAGGTGCTGAACACGGAGTCGGTGGCGCTCGCGAAGGTGCTCGAGAACAAGGAGCTCGCCGACCTCGTCGTCGCGCTCGGCTGCGGAGTGGGGAAGGACTTCGCGCTCGAGAAGCTCCGCTACGCGCGCGTCATCGTCCTCGCCGACGCGGACTCGGACGGGCACCACATCTCGACGTTGCTCCTCACGTTCTTCTACCGCCACATGCCGGAGCTCCTGAAGGGTGGGAAGGTGTTCGTCGCGCTGCCGCCGCTCTACCGCATCGACATCGGCAAGGAGACGCACTGGGCGGCGGACGACGCGGACAAGGCGCGCATCTTGAAGGCGAGCGGCAAGGACGAGAGCAAGGCCGACATCACCCGCTTCAAGGGCCTCGGCGAGATGATGCCGAAGGTGCTCTGGGACACCACGCTCTCGCCGAAGAGCCGCCGCCTCCTCCGCGTCGACATCGCCGACGCGCTCCAGACCGATCGCGTCATCAACGACCTGATGGGCAAGGACCCGAGCGCGCGCTTCAACTTCATCATGGAGCACGCACAGGACGCCGCCGCGATCGACGTCTGA